In one Zobellia galactanivorans genomic region, the following are encoded:
- a CDS encoding glycosyl hydrolase family 95 catalytic domain-containing protein: MKYNIVKLFIVAITFLSCDRQSDTKKESYSKAIYSVLPADMWQDALVSGNGAMGIMVFGQPENEQVIFNHEFLYEPIGNENVEPPDIAKYLPQTRKMLMNGDYEGAITYSIDRAKDEGLPKLLWTDPYHPALVMNIQQPQINSIEDYGRSLNFETGEVLVSWKDGGHRFDRRSFVSRKDHVIVQKIGGDGAINCEISMDMQGAKPEDWATREEVPYGVSDVTRSLSSDWLTFRVNYRVNERGYEVLTKVVVNQGNTAVNDSVLSIRDAEEVLLISKIIPLEDFGKSQIEGAKKAINKVGLDYKSLLARHAKVHGEIFNRVDFDIYPNDSVRHSTEELIAQQIKNPDRISPEFLETMFYMGRYALLSSSGENPPNLMGIWNGQWRPEWSGDFTTDANVNLQISSANITDMPEAIDSYMKMLERIAPDWEINAKNIYGCRGYLSGFRTSGRRGLHTHFNASFPGQFWVSGAGWLLSPCYEYYQTTGDEKFLKERLLPMMEKTALFYEDFLTVKDSKGNFVFVPSYSPENTPSNLKVGGVINATMDIAVAKEIFTNLITVYDDLGIESERRKQLQELIDKLPPYLINDIGGLKEWAAPNLEDNYDHRHASHFYPVWPGHEINPEETPELFDAAIIAANKRKSGNFSAHGLMHRALIGARLKQADLLYKNLGYMLSKKFIYRGMFTSHNPDLEIFNSDALCSLPTVVAEALVYSRPGFIELLPAWKEDIAVGKITNIVCRTQARVKELSWDFNKGVVHCTIYSNKKQDINLLIRDYHTTWTSEDNSGKELTSKGGPLKISFEEGETKTFTISLGKR, from the coding sequence ATGAAATACAACATTGTCAAATTATTTATAGTGGCCATAACCTTCCTTTCCTGTGACCGCCAAAGCGATACCAAGAAAGAAAGCTATTCCAAAGCTATATATAGTGTGCTACCCGCGGATATGTGGCAAGATGCCCTCGTGAGTGGTAATGGGGCAATGGGTATCATGGTATTTGGTCAACCTGAAAATGAACAGGTCATCTTTAATCACGAATTCCTCTATGAACCTATCGGGAATGAAAATGTTGAACCACCCGATATTGCCAAGTACTTACCGCAGACCAGAAAAATGTTGATGAATGGCGATTATGAAGGGGCCATTACCTATTCCATTGATAGGGCAAAAGATGAAGGCCTCCCAAAATTGCTATGGACGGATCCTTACCATCCGGCCCTTGTCATGAACATCCAACAACCACAGATCAATTCTATCGAGGATTACGGAAGAAGCCTAAATTTTGAAACAGGGGAAGTGCTAGTAAGTTGGAAAGATGGCGGACACCGCTTTGACCGCAGATCTTTTGTAAGCAGAAAAGACCATGTCATCGTTCAAAAAATTGGCGGTGATGGGGCTATCAATTGCGAAATCTCAATGGATATGCAGGGGGCAAAGCCGGAAGATTGGGCCACTAGGGAAGAAGTTCCCTATGGGGTGTCAGATGTTACACGGTCGCTAAGCTCCGATTGGCTTACATTTCGGGTGAATTACCGGGTCAATGAACGGGGTTATGAAGTGCTTACCAAGGTGGTTGTAAACCAAGGAAATACTGCTGTAAACGACAGTGTTTTGAGTATTCGGGATGCGGAAGAAGTTTTGCTGATCAGTAAAATCATTCCTTTGGAAGATTTTGGAAAAAGCCAAATTGAAGGGGCCAAAAAAGCCATAAACAAAGTTGGGCTAGACTATAAATCCTTATTGGCACGTCACGCTAAAGTTCATGGGGAAATTTTCAACCGGGTAGACTTTGATATTTATCCCAACGATTCGGTCCGGCACTCGACAGAAGAACTGATTGCCCAACAGATTAAAAACCCCGATCGTATTTCTCCCGAATTTCTAGAAACCATGTTCTATATGGGACGGTACGCCTTATTGTCTTCGAGTGGCGAAAACCCGCCCAATTTAATGGGGATATGGAACGGGCAATGGAGACCGGAATGGTCAGGTGATTTTACCACCGATGCCAATGTAAACCTACAGATTTCCTCGGCGAACATTACCGACATGCCCGAGGCGATTGACAGTTATATGAAAATGTTGGAGCGGATTGCCCCCGATTGGGAAATAAATGCTAAGAACATTTACGGTTGCAGAGGGTATTTATCAGGATTCAGGACCTCGGGGAGAAGGGGCTTACATACCCATTTTAACGCCTCCTTTCCGGGTCAGTTTTGGGTGTCAGGGGCAGGATGGCTGCTCTCCCCATGCTATGAGTATTATCAAACGACAGGGGATGAGAAGTTCTTGAAGGAACGTTTGTTGCCGATGATGGAAAAGACCGCTCTCTTTTATGAGGACTTCCTCACCGTTAAGGATAGTAAGGGAAATTTTGTTTTCGTTCCTTCCTATTCTCCGGAAAATACACCGTCAAACTTAAAGGTGGGCGGGGTAATAAACGCTACCATGGATATTGCCGTAGCCAAGGAGATTTTTACCAACTTGATTACCGTGTACGATGATTTGGGAATTGAATCAGAAAGGAGAAAGCAATTACAGGAACTAATAGACAAGCTTCCTCCTTACCTTATCAACGATATCGGAGGTTTAAAGGAATGGGCCGCCCCCAATTTAGAGGACAACTACGACCATCGCCACGCATCGCACTTTTATCCGGTGTGGCCGGGACATGAGATTAACCCTGAGGAGACGCCCGAGCTTTTTGATGCGGCCATAATAGCGGCAAATAAGAGAAAATCCGGTAACTTTTCCGCGCATGGACTCATGCATCGGGCCCTGATCGGCGCAAGACTTAAACAGGCCGATTTACTGTATAAAAACCTGGGCTATATGCTGTCTAAAAAGTTTATTTACAGGGGGATGTTTACCTCCCATAATCCGGATCTCGAAATTTTTAACTCCGATGCACTCTGTAGTTTGCCCACCGTCGTGGCCGAAGCCTTGGTATACTCTCGCCCGGGGTTTATTGAGTTGTTGCCGGCCTGGAAGGAAGATATCGCCGTGGGTAAGATCACAAATATAGTGTGCCGGACCCAAGCCCGGGTGAAGGAGCTATCGTGGGATTTTAACAAGGGGGTAGTGCATTGTACCATCTACTCCAATAAAAAGCAGGATATCAATCTACTGATCAGGGACTATCACACCACTTGGACCAGCGAAGATAACTCGGGAAAAGAGCTTACAAGTAAAGGCGGTCCGTTGAAAATTTCATTTGAAGAGGGAGAAACCAAGACCTTTACGATAAGCTTGGGGAAGCGCTGA
- a CDS encoding beta-L-arabinofuranosidase domain-containing protein: MKSTLVYIALVAVGIPLLHAQDVVPAKVSDEFHQVLVKNVKIEGEIGRRLDVTMDNNIKKLHLDENFTDHFKAKTGPEVVGAFIGMGMLIDASVRLAAYSHDPKMMEIKNEIVDKVIDEQLKNGYSGFYKPERRLWNSQGGGDNWDIHEMAFIIDGLTSDYELFGNKRSLKAAIKTADFIMEHWHEMPDDYAAEVDMHVLDTGIDWAIFRLYKTTGEKRFLNFSEKTKSLYQWDTKIEIGRRPGVSGHMFAYFAMCMAQIELYRYTGNKELLQQTENAMRFFLAEDGLTISGSAGQREIWTDDQDGENELGETCATAYQTRVYESLLRLTGKAEYGDLIERTVYNGLFGAQSPDGGKLRYYTPFEGERHYYDVEYMCCPGNFRRIISELPGMVYYRSKEDGVAVNLYAQSEARVELNDGITVDVQQKTSYPTSGRVELSVSPNKASTFPLSLRIPSWAKEATIMVNGEKWQGEIKPGTFVDITRKWTSKDRVLLDFPMDIRFIKGRKRNSGRVALMRGPIVYGLNLDKNPEATANGKRSFYDLRRILLDPSTLSGPESDDSVRPDGTAVFISGWRENNSGKADRKHEFRLKLTEFPDPDNEFIYFKIPDYSIEVEDELVDKSGNYLNVD, encoded by the coding sequence ATGAAAAGTACTCTTGTATACATCGCTTTAGTTGCGGTAGGTATTCCACTGCTCCATGCCCAAGATGTTGTACCGGCTAAAGTTTCGGATGAGTTTCATCAAGTTTTGGTAAAGAACGTCAAGATAGAAGGCGAAATCGGAAGGCGACTTGATGTGACCATGGACAACAACATCAAAAAACTCCATCTCGATGAAAACTTCACGGATCACTTTAAGGCCAAAACCGGACCCGAAGTGGTAGGGGCCTTTATCGGTATGGGAATGCTCATAGATGCCTCCGTACGATTGGCGGCCTATTCCCATGATCCGAAAATGATGGAAATAAAGAACGAGATTGTCGATAAGGTTATTGACGAACAGCTGAAAAATGGGTATTCTGGATTTTATAAGCCGGAACGTAGACTGTGGAACAGCCAAGGGGGTGGTGATAATTGGGATATCCATGAAATGGCCTTTATCATAGACGGGCTAACATCCGACTATGAACTGTTCGGGAACAAACGCTCGCTCAAAGCGGCCATAAAGACGGCTGATTTTATTATGGAACATTGGCACGAAATGCCCGATGATTACGCCGCCGAAGTAGATATGCACGTGCTCGACACGGGAATCGATTGGGCTATTTTCAGACTGTATAAAACCACGGGTGAAAAACGCTTCCTGAATTTTTCGGAAAAGACCAAGTCCTTGTACCAATGGGATACCAAGATCGAAATCGGCCGTAGACCTGGGGTAAGTGGACATATGTTCGCCTATTTTGCCATGTGCATGGCGCAAATTGAACTTTACCGGTATACGGGAAACAAGGAGCTCTTGCAACAGACCGAGAATGCCATGCGGTTTTTCTTGGCGGAAGATGGCCTGACCATTTCGGGAAGTGCCGGACAACGTGAGATTTGGACCGACGACCAAGATGGGGAAAACGAATTGGGGGAGACCTGTGCTACCGCATATCAAACCAGGGTTTATGAAAGCTTGCTCCGTTTGACCGGAAAGGCAGAGTACGGCGACCTCATTGAAAGAACCGTGTATAACGGACTCTTTGGCGCCCAATCACCAGACGGGGGAAAGTTACGCTACTATACCCCCTTTGAAGGGGAGCGTCATTACTACGATGTGGAATACATGTGCTGCCCCGGCAATTTTAGAAGGATTATTTCCGAGCTGCCCGGAATGGTTTATTACCGGTCGAAAGAAGATGGGGTGGCCGTGAACCTTTATGCCCAATCCGAAGCAAGGGTAGAGCTCAATGACGGTATTACGGTAGACGTACAACAGAAGACCAGCTATCCGACCTCGGGAAGGGTAGAGTTATCGGTCTCCCCGAACAAGGCATCGACTTTTCCGCTTTCCTTGCGGATCCCTTCGTGGGCCAAGGAGGCGACTATAATGGTCAATGGCGAAAAATGGCAGGGAGAAATCAAACCGGGGACTTTTGTGGATATTACTAGAAAATGGACGTCGAAGGATCGGGTACTTCTAGATTTTCCGATGGATATCCGTTTTATAAAAGGAAGGAAAAGAAATTCGGGACGGGTGGCCCTCATGCGAGGCCCCATAGTCTATGGGTTGAACCTTGATAAAAATCCGGAAGCCACCGCAAACGGGAAGCGTTCCTTTTACGACCTGAGAAGGATTTTGTTGGACCCGAGTACCTTGAGCGGCCCTGAAAGTGACGATTCGGTACGTCCTGATGGTACAGCTGTTTTTATTAGCGGTTGGAGGGAAAATAATAGTGGAAAGGCAGATCGCAAACATGAATTTAGGTTGAAACTGACCGAGTTTCCCGATCCCGATAACGAATTCATTTATTTTAAAATACCCGATTACAGCATAGAAGTAGAAGATGAATTGGTAGATAAATCGGGAAACTATTTGAATGTGGATTAG
- a CDS encoding alkaline phosphatase D family protein translates to MKRRDYIKTVSLGAIIPMAFSGYGMSRFFKKELGKNVPVQFKSAWDLWYDMKWVGPEYWGNRLQDWEIRDGRLLCNITAKNRNLQLLTVQNHNGDAGVRTSVTIEVVNPEIRQLDKGCVGMLLGGKGDFEDYRSAIFGNGLVIGLTPTGKLKVGEAIIETGFEELPKHFTLSVSTSLGPNDSQKLQVEVLAGNKTLFLSKDLVVQKTEVLGNFALMADFQGKGLTEDRPSCAFSDWSIQSSSLYENEDQIFGPICFTQYTLHRKRLKLKGQFAPFEKIPGHKLRLEFKKEGGWAVEKEISLTHAGRTELFVIDNWEGNKDVPYRIAVELPRKDGVLQYYYEGTIAEEPKDKDELKLAVLNCNADYGFPDSDIHEALSKLDYDICAFLGDQFYERNGGYGSQFTGDFDKRCLDFLRKWMMFGWSYREVFRHKPCAVITDDHDVYQGNLWGAGGSHTDPSLGYGSDAQDSGGYKMDPEWVNILQFTQTAHLPDPYDATPVEQGINVYYTQWDYAGLSFAILEDRKFKSAPKMVLPPEAEVYNGFIVGENFDIKKHRNIEADLLGERQEAFLEDWVQDWQEDTQMKALLSQTIFAAVATLPKDNNTGETMVPTLHVPEKGEYIEGDVMTVDADSNAWPQNKRDKALRTIRKAMTFHIAGDQHLSTFIKYGVDEFGDCGYAYTGPALNNVWPRRFWPPVDGSGHSHDNPAYTGDHIDGFGNKITVEAVGNPYNSHKEPVILHNRANGYGIVSFNKKERTIRTDCYKRFYDPLQSDAQYPGWPITVKQEDNYLSKADLFLPELHITSEKLPLLKVFEEDGSLLYVLRLPSNTYSPRVFAKGKYRISLEIIGSPSLNKQYKVKAGREPLKRIKVDLTA, encoded by the coding sequence ATGAAACGTAGGGATTATATAAAGACGGTGTCGCTAGGAGCGATCATACCTATGGCGTTTTCGGGCTATGGGATGTCTAGATTTTTTAAAAAGGAATTAGGGAAGAATGTTCCCGTACAGTTTAAGAGTGCTTGGGACCTGTGGTACGATATGAAGTGGGTAGGCCCCGAATACTGGGGAAACAGGTTACAAGACTGGGAAATACGTGACGGCAGGTTGCTTTGTAATATAACGGCAAAGAACAGAAACTTGCAGCTGCTGACCGTTCAAAACCATAACGGCGATGCCGGGGTGCGTACCTCGGTCACCATTGAAGTGGTAAACCCCGAAATACGACAATTGGATAAGGGTTGCGTGGGAATGCTTTTAGGGGGGAAAGGCGATTTTGAAGATTATAGGTCCGCCATTTTTGGAAACGGATTGGTTATAGGGCTGACACCAACAGGTAAGTTAAAGGTGGGCGAGGCGATAATCGAAACGGGTTTCGAGGAGCTGCCCAAACACTTTACCTTATCGGTAAGCACTTCCCTTGGGCCAAATGACAGCCAGAAGCTTCAAGTTGAAGTGTTAGCGGGAAATAAAACCCTCTTCCTTAGCAAGGACTTAGTCGTGCAAAAAACGGAGGTACTTGGGAATTTTGCCCTTATGGCGGATTTTCAAGGGAAGGGCCTTACCGAAGATCGCCCGTCTTGTGCCTTCTCCGATTGGAGCATTCAATCTTCATCATTGTATGAAAACGAGGACCAGATATTCGGACCCATTTGTTTTACCCAATACACCTTACATAGAAAGCGATTAAAGCTTAAGGGACAGTTTGCCCCCTTTGAAAAAATACCGGGACATAAACTGAGGCTGGAATTTAAAAAAGAGGGCGGATGGGCCGTAGAAAAGGAAATAAGCTTGACGCATGCCGGGAGGACGGAACTTTTTGTTATTGACAATTGGGAAGGAAACAAGGATGTGCCCTATCGTATTGCCGTAGAATTGCCCAGAAAAGATGGCGTTCTTCAATACTACTATGAAGGGACTATCGCCGAAGAGCCCAAGGATAAAGATGAGCTTAAACTGGCCGTATTGAATTGCAATGCCGATTACGGTTTTCCCGATAGTGATATCCATGAGGCCTTGAGTAAACTGGACTACGATATCTGCGCCTTTCTTGGGGATCAGTTTTATGAACGGAATGGTGGTTACGGATCTCAATTTACGGGCGACTTCGATAAACGCTGTCTTGATTTTTTAAGAAAGTGGATGATGTTCGGCTGGTCGTACCGCGAAGTATTCCGGCATAAACCCTGCGCCGTCATTACCGATGACCACGATGTGTACCAAGGTAACCTATGGGGTGCCGGAGGGAGCCATACGGACCCTAGTTTGGGCTACGGTTCGGATGCCCAAGATTCGGGAGGATATAAAATGGATCCCGAATGGGTGAATATCCTTCAATTTACACAGACGGCCCATTTGCCCGACCCCTACGATGCTACGCCTGTGGAGCAAGGGATCAATGTATACTATACGCAATGGGATTATGCCGGACTGAGTTTTGCCATTTTGGAAGACCGTAAGTTTAAATCGGCCCCAAAAATGGTATTACCGCCCGAGGCCGAAGTCTATAACGGTTTTATCGTGGGCGAAAATTTCGATATCAAAAAACACAGGAATATTGAGGCCGATCTACTGGGGGAACGCCAAGAGGCCTTTCTTGAAGATTGGGTACAAGACTGGCAAGAAGACACACAGATGAAGGCCCTTTTGTCACAGACCATTTTTGCCGCGGTCGCTACCTTGCCCAAAGACAATAATACGGGCGAAACCATGGTGCCGACCTTGCATGTTCCGGAAAAGGGGGAATACATTGAAGGAGATGTGATGACCGTGGATGCCGATAGCAACGCCTGGCCCCAGAATAAAAGGGACAAAGCCTTAAGGACCATCAGAAAAGCCATGACCTTCCACATCGCGGGAGATCAGCATTTGAGCACCTTTATTAAATATGGGGTAGACGAATTTGGCGATTGCGGTTATGCTTATACCGGTCCTGCCCTAAACAATGTATGGCCGAGAAGGTTCTGGCCTCCGGTCGATGGCAGTGGACATAGCCACGATAACCCGGCCTATACGGGCGACCATATCGATGGATTTGGAAATAAGATTACCGTAGAGGCTGTGGGCAATCCGTATAATTCGCACAAAGAACCGGTCATTTTGCACAACAGGGCCAATGGTTACGGAATAGTAAGCTTTAATAAAAAGGAACGCACCATAAGGACCGATTGCTATAAACGCTTCTACGACCCCTTACAAAGCGATGCACAATACCCAGGTTGGCCGATAACCGTGAAACAGGAAGACAATTACCTTTCAAAGGCTGATCTGTTTTTACCCGAATTGCATATCACTTCAGAAAAGCTTCCCTTATTAAAGGTGTTTGAAGAAGACGGTTCTTTGCTATATGTATTGCGATTACCTTCCAATACGTATAGTCCACGCGTATTTGCCAAGGGGAAATATCGTATTTCCTTAGAAATTATAGGTAGCCCGTCACTTAACAAGCAATACAAAGTAAAAGCGGGGCGGGAACCGCTCAAACGCATAAAGGTAGACCTTACCGCATAA